The following proteins are co-located in the Caldilineales bacterium genome:
- a CDS encoding alcohol dehydrogenase catalytic domain-containing protein — protein MELRRLPLPAVGDDDVLVEVAFAAICPWDVRAFSGLSSVPFPRLLGHEVAGRVAAVGKNVSHLQIGQAVAPDMIVKCGVCRACRSGRSNRCQRPTFQQFGGGYADYVVAPQRNIHAIPAGVSLKAAALMEPLACVLRGQDMLRLYPGEVELVIGLGPIGAMHLQVARAFGAQVIASDPIDARLDIARDLGATWTVNPTATDLAAFVRDVTGGWGADAIALTVGSARMVEEATRSLAPGGRLNIFAGIYPKDQVHLDPNQIHYGEWVITGSADSTPENMSRALGLIAAGRVQTAALVSHILPLEELAQGFELVKNRVGHKIMIEVNGEL, from the coding sequence GTGGAACTGCGGCGCCTTCCTCTTCCCGCCGTTGGCGATGACGATGTCCTGGTCGAAGTCGCTTTTGCCGCCATCTGTCCCTGGGATGTGCGCGCCTTCTCCGGCCTCTCCTCTGTCCCCTTCCCCCGGCTGCTGGGGCACGAGGTGGCGGGCAGGGTGGCGGCGGTGGGCAAAAACGTCAGCCATCTGCAGATCGGCCAGGCGGTGGCGCCCGATATGATCGTCAAGTGCGGCGTTTGCCGCGCCTGCCGCAGCGGGCGCAGCAATCGTTGCCAGCGACCGACCTTCCAGCAGTTCGGCGGCGGCTACGCCGACTACGTGGTCGCGCCCCAGCGCAACATCCACGCCATCCCGGCCGGCGTCAGCCTCAAGGCCGCGGCCCTGATGGAGCCGCTGGCCTGCGTGCTGCGCGGGCAGGATATGCTCCGCCTCTATCCCGGCGAAGTCGAACTGGTCATCGGCCTCGGCCCCATCGGCGCCATGCACCTGCAAGTGGCGCGGGCTTTCGGCGCCCAGGTCATCGCCTCAGACCCGATCGACGCCCGCCTGGACATCGCCCGCGACCTGGGCGCCACCTGGACGGTCAACCCCACCGCCACCGACCTGGCCGCCTTCGTGCGCGACGTCACCGGCGGCTGGGGCGCCGATGCCATCGCCCTCACAGTCGGCTCCGCCCGCATGGTCGAAGAGGCGACGCGCTCGCTGGCCCCTGGCGGCCGGCTCAACATCTTCGCCGGCATCTATCCCAAGGACCAGGTGCACCTCGACCCCAACCAGATCCATTACGGCGAATGGGTGATCACTGGCTCGGCCGACAGCACGCCCGAAAATATGAGCCGCGCCCTCGGCCTCATCGCCGCCGGCCGGGTGCAGACCGCAGCTCTGGTCAGCCACATCCTGCCGCTGGAGGAGCTGGCCCAGGGTTTCGAGCTGGTGAAGAACCGCGTCGGCCACAAGATCATGATCGAGGTCAACGGCGAACTCTGA
- a CDS encoding DUF1828 domain-containing protein, translated as MAELLTDSDIQLHSMNPATIEQDFREKVCAQVYLEPAGRSRYRVFTPFHFDDGDHLVMVLRRQNGHWLLSDEGHTYMHLTYDLDEKSLHQGTRQEIITNALSAFSVDDVGGELQTEIRDERYGEALFDFIQAILRINDVTYLSRERVKSTFMDDFRAFIDQHVPASRRVFDWHHPQYDPEGTYPVDCQINGMTRPLLVFALPNDNKTRDANIALHQYERWGLDFRSLSIFENQEEINRKVLARFSDVCEKQYSNLHGNRERIARFLREVMEI; from the coding sequence ATGGCAGAACTTCTGACCGACTCAGACATTCAGCTGCACAGCATGAATCCCGCCACGATCGAACAGGATTTTCGCGAAAAAGTGTGCGCCCAAGTCTACCTGGAGCCAGCAGGAAGATCGCGTTATCGTGTGTTCACGCCGTTTCATTTCGACGATGGCGATCATTTGGTCATGGTGTTGCGCCGGCAGAATGGGCATTGGCTGCTCTCTGACGAGGGCCACACCTATATGCACCTCACCTATGATCTCGACGAAAAGAGCCTGCACCAGGGCACGCGGCAGGAGATCATCACCAACGCACTCAGCGCCTTTTCGGTTGACGATGTGGGCGGCGAATTGCAGACCGAGATCAGGGATGAGCGTTACGGCGAAGCCCTCTTCGATTTCATCCAGGCCATCCTGCGCATCAACGACGTCACCTATCTCTCCCGCGAGCGGGTGAAATCCACTTTCATGGACGACTTTCGAGCCTTCATAGATCAACATGTCCCTGCCAGTCGCCGGGTCTTCGACTGGCATCATCCGCAGTATGATCCTGAAGGCACTTACCCGGTCGATTGCCAAATCAACGGCATGACCCGACCGCTCCTCGTCTTCGCCCTGCCCAATGACAACAAGACCCGCGACGCCAACATCGCTTTGCATCAGTACGAGCGCTGGGGTTTAGATTTCAGATCTCTGAGCATCTTCGAGAATCAGGAAGAGATCAATCGCAAAGTACTTGCGCGTTTCAGCGATGTCTGCGAAAAGCAGTACTCCAATCTGCACGGCAATCGCGAGCGCATTGCACGGTTCCTGCGCGAAGTTATGGAAATCTAG